The proteins below come from a single Denticeps clupeoides chromosome 15, fDenClu1.1, whole genome shotgun sequence genomic window:
- the LOC114765247 gene encoding transmembrane protein 60-like: MSLAQRVLLTWVFTLIFLIMLVLKLDGKVHWNWFLIFLPVWIFDGILLLMLVVKMAGRCKAGYDPRNGSQELRKKAWYLVAMLMKLGFCLMLCARLDGLTDLMVVYVCVPLWTMLTGALVELGLNIFPSRRD, encoded by the coding sequence ATGTCCCTCGCCCAGCGGGTGCTGCTCACCTGGGTCTTCaccctcatcttcctcatcatGCTGGTTCTCAAACTGGACGGCAAAGTCCACTGGAACTggttcctcatcttcctccccGTCTGGATCTTCGACGGCAtcctgctgctgatgctggtgGTGAAGATGGCGGGGCGCTGCAAGGCCGGCTACGACCCCCGCAACGGCTCGCAGGAGCTGCGGAAGAAGGCCTGGTACCTGGTGGCCATGCTGATGAAGCTGGGATTCTGTCTGATGCTGTGCGCCCGGCTGGACGGCCTCACCGACCTCATGGTGGTCTACGTGTGCGTCCCCCTGTGGACCATGCTGACCGGGGCGCTGGTGGAGCTCGGCCTCAATATCTTCCCGAGCCGGAGGGACTGA